Genomic window (Chryseobacterium sp. H1D6B):
CAAAAAGCGGCGTTTTCTTCTTCTTTAGTTTTTATCTCAATGTTCTTCCCTAGAGAAGAAAGCAGATTTTGTTTTACAGTTTCTGTGTTTTCGGGATTTTTTAATTTTACGACAATCTGGTAAGCGGAGTTCTTGGGAAGATTCAGTAATTCTTGAGTTAATTCGATGGGGGAAATGATATAATTGTCTAATTGGTCTTTTCCAGGAAAAACTCCAGTCACTAGGATATCCTTTTTATTATAGATGTCTTCTTCTTTATTAATGATTCCGGTTCCTGGTTTAGGCATGAAAAGGGTCGCATAATTATTTGAGGAAGCAACGGGAATAGATAATCTGTTGTCCAGTGAATTTTCCATTAAAACTTCGTTGGAGTATTCAAAGCCGGGATAGGCACCGTAAAAAACATCTTTATCAATAGGATTTACCTTTGTATAAGCGGCATCCACTCCTCTTAAGTAAGCAATATCGCCTTTCCCATTATAGCTGATGTATATTTTTTCTTCAATAACTTTAGAGAAACTGCTTATTTCTTTATCGCTTTTTAAAACCGCATCTATTTTGTCTAAATCTTTGATGGTTTTTCCTGTAGAACTCTTAATGGTAAGATCTGCATGAAGATTTGAGATAAGTTCTTTGTTGAGATCTTCAAGTCCTGAAAAAACTGAAATGATAACAAACATTGCAGCTACTGCAACAGTCATAGCCCCCACAGACAGCCACGTAATAAACGTAACAGCAGTGCTTCCTTTTTTTGCCAAAAGGTATCTTGAAGCTATGTAAAATGCAATGTTTTTCAAATTTTTATAAAACAGGATTATCGCCTTCGCCTCTTAATTCTCTTTCAATTTTCTCAACATCATCAAGAGATGTATCTAAATAAAAATTAAGCTGTGGAATCACACGAACTTGTTTAGCCATCTTCTGGCCGATAAAATTTCTGTATTGAGTTTTGTTCACCTCTATCTCTTTCATAATAGAAGCACGATATTCCTGAGGAAATATGCTTAAGTAAATTTTAGCAATTCCTAGATCTGCACTTATTTTAACATCCGAAACACTCACTAGAAAGCTTTGTTTGCTTTCAGATGCCTGTTTACGGAACAGTTCTGCAAAATCTTCCTGTATAATCTGGGCTACTTTTCTTTGTCTGTTACTTTCCATAATTTCTGCAAATTTACTACTTTTGTTTGAATTACTAATTTGAAAATTTGATTGATCAGTCAAATTATGTTTAAATATTCAATATGAAGTTAGAACACATAGGTATTGCCGTGAAATCTTTAGGAATTTCTGATGAACTTTTTGAAAAACTTTTGGGCAAAGAATCTTATAAAAAAGAAAAAGTAGAAAGGGAAGGGGTTGTCACTTCTTTTTATGAAACAGGTGAAAGTAAAATTGAGCTGTTAGAAGCCAGTAACCCTGAAAGTCCGATTTCAAAATTTATTGATAAAAAGGGTGAAGGTATTCATCATTTAGCTTTTGGAGTTGAAAATATCCTTGAGGAGGTAAAAAGATTAAAAAAAGAAGGGTTTCAATTTATATCAGAAGAGCCGAAAGAAGGTGCTGATAACAAATTAGTTGTGTTCCTGCATCCTAAATCTACCAACGGAGTGCTGGTAGAACTTTGTCAAGAAAAGCAATAAAAAGTTTTGTAGTGAAAGAAATTTTACTATTTTTGCAATCACAAAATTTAACCAAGTTTTGAGGTCCTATAGCTCAGTTGGTTAGAGCACCTGACTCATAATCAGGTGGTCCCTGGTTCGAGCCCAGGTGGGACCACAATAAAACCCTTGAATATGCTGATATTCAAGGGTTTATTTTTTATAGGGGGTCAAAGAGGGGGCTGGCATTAATAAAGAAATCTTAATCATCCATAAAATTCACGTAATATCTAAAAAGAATTTAACTGTTTTAAAATAATACGCTCGTCTTGGTCCCAAGACGAGCGTATCTTCAAACACTTTTATCGATGATTTGGTTAAATTGAGCCAAATTAAACAAGAATTACAAAGCTCATTTTCATCAAATAATTTCTTTTGATTTATTTTTATTTCAATTTAGCTTTAAAAATTATTGACAATCTGAATTGGAATAATAACTCGTTAGTTGGCTGTCCTTGTCTTGTACCCATAACCGAAGAT
Coding sequences:
- the rbfA gene encoding 30S ribosome-binding factor RbfA; this translates as MESNRQRKVAQIIQEDFAELFRKQASESKQSFLVSVSDVKISADLGIAKIYLSIFPQEYRASIMKEIEVNKTQYRNFIGQKMAKQVRVIPQLNFYLDTSLDDVEKIERELRGEGDNPVL
- the mce gene encoding methylmalonyl-CoA epimerase, producing the protein MKLEHIGIAVKSLGISDELFEKLLGKESYKKEKVEREGVVTSFYETGESKIELLEASNPESPISKFIDKKGEGIHHLAFGVENILEEVKRLKKEGFQFISEEPKEGADNKLVVFLHPKSTNGVLVELCQEKQ
- a CDS encoding ABC transporter permease; amino-acid sequence: MKNIAFYIASRYLLAKKGSTAVTFITWLSVGAMTVAVAAMFVIISVFSGLEDLNKELISNLHADLTIKSSTGKTIKDLDKIDAVLKSDKEISSFSKVIEEKIYISYNGKGDIAYLRGVDAAYTKVNPIDKDVFYGAYPGFEYSNEVLMENSLDNRLSIPVASSNNYATLFMPKPGTGIINKEEDIYNKKDILVTGVFPGKDQLDNYIISPIELTQELLNLPKNSAYQIVVKLKNPENTETVKQNLLSSLGKNIEIKTKEEENAAFWKMINTEKLFIYLIFALVIFITTFNLAGAIIILQLDKKEQAKSLISLGFPLSHLRKTYFYTGILIVISGVITGLILGTALCYFQLYTEFFRANETLPFPVRIVGKNYFIVALTASLFGFAISWFFSKISKDYITKN